One genomic segment of Rubripirellula tenax includes these proteins:
- a CDS encoding Glu/Leu/Phe/Val family dehydrogenase codes for MRAFEATQHFFDVAAEHLNISAEMREALLTPLREIQVRVSIERDNGRLANFVGFRVQHDNHRGPMKGGLRYHPDVDLDETRALASLMTWKTAVVDLPYGGAKGGIGVDPSELSPREIERLTRAFVDQIHDIVGPDTDIPAPDMGTDHRVMAWFRNQWEKYHGFNPAVITGKPVEEYGAKGREEATGRGVGTLTVKTCKRIGRKAEKTSVAIQGFGNVGSHAAKFLCESQFPIVAVSDVTGTYYDPNGLDIQDLLHHKIGHPRGLLEGYSKCKCLPVNALLELQDVDVLIPAALGGVITKHNVDKIKASVIIEAANGPVDPDADKVLAERGVVVLPDILANAGGVTVSYFEWVQNRQHYRWTLDRVRQELDHTMNQAFENVWQTAQERKVSLRTAAYIIGITRVRRSAELAGFTS; via the coding sequence ATGCGAGCCTTTGAAGCGACCCAGCACTTTTTCGACGTAGCGGCCGAGCACCTAAACATCAGCGCCGAAATGCGAGAGGCATTGTTGACGCCGCTTCGCGAGATCCAAGTGCGAGTTTCGATTGAGCGAGACAACGGCCGCCTGGCAAACTTTGTCGGGTTTCGTGTCCAGCACGACAACCATCGTGGTCCCATGAAGGGTGGGCTGCGGTACCACCCCGATGTCGATCTGGACGAGACGCGCGCACTGGCCAGTTTGATGACCTGGAAAACGGCCGTCGTCGACCTGCCCTACGGTGGGGCCAAGGGCGGCATCGGCGTCGACCCATCGGAATTGTCGCCACGCGAGATCGAACGATTGACGCGTGCCTTCGTCGATCAGATTCACGACATCGTCGGGCCCGATACCGACATTCCGGCGCCCGACATGGGAACCGATCACCGGGTGATGGCCTGGTTCCGCAATCAATGGGAAAAGTACCACGGTTTCAATCCGGCCGTCATCACGGGCAAGCCGGTGGAAGAGTACGGCGCCAAGGGACGCGAAGAAGCAACGGGCCGCGGCGTCGGGACATTGACCGTAAAAACTTGCAAACGCATCGGCCGGAAAGCTGAAAAGACAAGTGTCGCCATCCAAGGATTCGGCAATGTCGGTTCGCACGCGGCAAAGTTTCTATGTGAATCGCAATTCCCGATCGTCGCTGTCAGCGATGTAACGGGTACCTATTACGATCCCAACGGACTGGACATCCAAGACCTGCTGCACCACAAAATCGGTCACCCACGCGGTTTGTTGGAAGGTTACAGCAAATGCAAGTGCTTGCCTGTCAACGCGTTGTTGGAGCTGCAAGACGTCGACGTTTTGATTCCCGCAGCGCTCGGTGGTGTGATCACCAAACACAACGTCGACAAGATCAAAGCGTCCGTGATCATCGAAGCGGCGAACGGACCGGTCGATCCCGACGCGGACAAGGTGCTTGCCGAGCGCGGCGTCGTCGTCTTGCCGGATATCTTGGCGAATGCCGGTGGTGTGACGGTCAGCTATTTCGAATGGGTTCAAAATCGACAACACTATCGATGGACGCTTGACCGTGTGCGACAAGAGCTGGACCACACCATGAACCAAGCCTTTGAAAACGTTTGGCAGACCGCGCAAGAAAGAAAAGTATCGCTGCGCACGGCGGCCTACATCATCGGGATTACCCGAGTCCGTCGATCCGCCGAATTGGCCGGGTTCACGTCTTGA